A single window of Mycolicibacterium aurum DNA harbors:
- a CDS encoding SDR family NAD(P)-dependent oxidoreductase: MADTPDLRFDGRVAVVTGGGRGLGRAYALMFAARGAKVVVNDSGGALDGLESGDGGDTGPAHDVVRDIVDAGGEAVASTDSVATPEGGQAIIGTALERFGGVDILVHNAGIVRRASLKDMSYDDFEAVLDVHLRGAFHVVRPSFPVMCAAGYGRIVLTSSIGGLYGNHDVANYAVAKAGVIGLSNVAAMEGAAHNVTSNVIVPAAVTRMAAGIDTSAYPPMGPELVAPVVGYLGHESCTATGEMFVALAGRVATAVVTESPGVYRPEWAIEDVAEHLTAIRDRSEPVTFPVVPDGHNDHIRYSFAMAGRQQGAVHA; encoded by the coding sequence GTGGCTGACACCCCGGACCTCAGGTTCGACGGACGCGTCGCCGTCGTCACAGGTGGCGGACGCGGGCTGGGACGCGCCTATGCCCTGATGTTCGCCGCGCGCGGCGCCAAGGTGGTGGTCAACGATTCCGGCGGCGCGCTCGACGGCCTCGAATCCGGCGACGGCGGCGACACCGGACCGGCCCACGACGTGGTGCGCGACATCGTGGACGCCGGCGGCGAAGCCGTCGCCAGTACCGATTCGGTGGCCACTCCCGAAGGCGGACAGGCGATCATCGGCACCGCGCTCGAGCGGTTCGGCGGCGTCGACATCCTGGTGCACAACGCGGGCATCGTGCGTAGGGCGTCGCTGAAGGACATGTCCTACGACGACTTCGAGGCGGTGCTCGACGTGCACCTGCGGGGTGCGTTCCATGTCGTGCGGCCTTCGTTTCCCGTGATGTGCGCGGCCGGCTATGGCCGCATCGTGCTCACCTCCTCGATCGGCGGGTTGTACGGCAACCACGACGTCGCCAATTACGCCGTCGCCAAAGCGGGTGTGATCGGGCTGTCGAATGTCGCGGCGATGGAGGGCGCGGCGCACAACGTCACGAGCAACGTGATCGTGCCGGCCGCGGTGACCCGGATGGCAGCGGGCATCGACACCTCGGCCTATCCGCCGATGGGCCCCGAGCTTGTCGCCCCGGTGGTCGGCTACCTCGGCCACGAATCCTGCACCGCCACCGGGGAGATGTTCGTCGCGCTGGCCGGCCGGGTGGCCACTGCGGTCGTCACCGAATCGCCGGGTGTGTACCGGCCCGAATGGGCCATCGAGGACGTCGCCGAGCATCTGACGGCGATCCGCGACCGGTCGGAACCCGTCACGTTCCCCGTCGTGCCGGACGGGCACAACGACCACATCCGATACAGCTTCGCCATGGCAGGCAGGCAACAGGGGGCGGTTCATGCCTGA